The following proteins are co-located in the Noviherbaspirillum sp. UKPF54 genome:
- a CDS encoding S8 family serine peptidase — protein sequence MNRLGLLFLLILGVSLVGRAATQDDAARDSERRILVMLHLPLPHFRPDANYAGGYEDDSGHSARRRIATDMAREYGLKLDSDWPMPALDVHCFVMEQTTDEPPERVARILSQDPRVEWAQPMRRFHALGASDPLSPLQPGERLWHLSSMHTLATGRRVRVAVVDSGIEADHPDLAGQVEAEENFVDGDRYTAETHGTAVAGIIAARAGNGIGIAGVAPDARLLALRACWEASANDTECNSFTLGKALHAAILHEVQVINLSLTGPPDRLLQRLLDAALARGIKIVGAIDPHSADGGFPASYPGVFAVADQPYDVVRLRKADILIAPGRDVVTTMPGARWNFVSGPSFAAAHVSGLVALLTELRPTLAASRMRRELVVESDDSRMAGTIDACATVANSAKGCSCLCAGSDAVANRHR from the coding sequence TTGAACAGGCTCGGATTGCTTTTCCTGCTCATCCTCGGCGTTTCGCTTGTCGGCCGGGCCGCCACGCAAGACGACGCCGCCCGGGACAGCGAACGCCGCATTCTGGTGATGCTGCACTTACCGCTGCCGCATTTTCGGCCCGACGCGAATTACGCCGGCGGATATGAAGACGACAGCGGCCACAGCGCGCGCCGGCGCATCGCGACGGACATGGCGCGGGAATACGGCCTGAAGCTGGACAGTGACTGGCCGATGCCGGCGCTGGATGTGCATTGCTTCGTAATGGAGCAAACGACAGACGAGCCGCCCGAGCGCGTGGCGCGTATCCTGTCGCAGGATCCGCGGGTGGAATGGGCGCAGCCGATGCGCCGTTTCCACGCACTTGGAGCGAGCGATCCGCTCTCCCCGCTGCAGCCCGGCGAGCGCCTCTGGCATCTGTCCAGCATGCACACGCTGGCCACCGGCCGCCGCGTGCGCGTGGCAGTCGTCGACAGCGGCATCGAGGCGGACCATCCCGATCTGGCGGGGCAGGTCGAGGCCGAGGAGAACTTTGTCGATGGCGATCGGTACACGGCAGAAACCCATGGCACGGCAGTGGCGGGGATCATCGCAGCGCGCGCCGGCAACGGCATCGGCATTGCCGGCGTGGCGCCCGACGCCCGCTTGCTGGCTTTGCGGGCCTGTTGGGAAGCATCGGCCAACGACACGGAATGCAACAGTTTCACCTTGGGCAAGGCGCTGCATGCCGCTATCCTGCACGAGGTACAGGTCATCAATCTGAGCCTGACCGGGCCGCCGGACCGTCTGTTGCAACGACTGCTGGACGCGGCGCTGGCACGCGGCATCAAGATCGTCGGCGCGATCGACCCGCACAGCGCCGACGGCGGCTTCCCCGCCTCCTACCCTGGCGTGTTCGCCGTCGCCGATCAGCCATACGATGTCGTGCGCCTGCGCAAGGCAGACATACTGATCGCGCCCGGCCGCGACGTCGTGACGACGATGCCAGGCGCGCGCTGGAATTTCGTTTCCGGCCCATCCTTCGCCGCCGCCCATGTCTCTGGCCTGGTGGCATTGCTGACAGAGTTGCGGCCAACGCTCGCCGCATCCCGGATGCGCCGAGAACTGGTGGTCGAATCCGACGATTCCCGCATGGCAGGCACGATCGATGCCTGCGCCACCGTGGCGAACAGCGCGAAAGGCTGTTCCTGCCTATGCGCCGGCTCCGATGCAGTGGCCAACCGCCACCGCTGA
- a CDS encoding zf-HC2 domain-containing protein, translating into MNGHVVHLDTLSHQAAQELLPWFVTGALCADEMALVREHMRTCAQCRIDADLHRKLRAMQPAPSALPDAERAFARLQPFLVTAPRPSAHAPARPGPSAFWRRLYGTGSTWTRWTLAAQAVVIALLLMRPNAGPAWYRALGTPANAAGNVVVMFKPDTTEQELRRILQESGARLVDGPTATDAYVLRVPGAQQRQAIAMLRSKPAVILAEPLDSGGRR; encoded by the coding sequence GTGAATGGACATGTCGTCCATCTCGATACGCTGTCCCATCAGGCCGCGCAGGAATTGCTGCCCTGGTTCGTAACGGGTGCGCTCTGCGCCGACGAGATGGCATTGGTGCGCGAGCATATGCGCACATGCGCGCAATGCCGGATCGACGCCGACTTGCATCGCAAGCTGCGCGCCATGCAGCCTGCGCCCAGCGCGCTGCCGGATGCCGAGCGTGCGTTCGCGCGCCTGCAACCATTCCTCGTCACGGCGCCGCGTCCATCCGCGCATGCGCCGGCGCGACCTGGGCCATCCGCATTCTGGCGCAGGCTGTATGGCACGGGATCGACCTGGACGCGCTGGACGTTGGCCGCCCAGGCCGTCGTCATCGCCCTCCTGCTCATGCGCCCCAATGCCGGCCCCGCGTGGTATCGCGCGCTGGGCACGCCGGCCAATGCCGCCGGCAACGTAGTCGTGATGTTCAAGCCGGACACCACGGAACAGGAGCTGCGACGGATATTGCAGGAAAGCGGCGCACGCCTGGTGGACGGCCCGACGGCGACGGATGCCTATGTGCTGCGCGTGCCGGGCGCGCAGCAGCGGCAAGCCATCGCCATGCTTCGCTCGAAGCCCGCCGTCATCCTGGCCGAACCGCTCGATTCCGGAGGCCGCCGTTGA
- a CDS encoding RNA polymerase sigma factor codes for MAPRTSDADEVRLIKRVAMGDLDAFETLYRSYFPKLARFLDRMTRQPHLIEEIVNDTMLVVWQKAHTFDASCKLSTWIFAIGYRKALKAIRLRDDPVECDFETCPDESAHEPENEVRRHELQALCKCALDSLTLEQRTVVCLTYFHDLGYAEIADIMDCPVNTVKTRMFHARRRLVTLLADRLEEMK; via the coding sequence GTGGCCCCGCGTACCAGCGACGCGGATGAAGTGCGGCTCATCAAGCGGGTCGCCATGGGGGATCTCGATGCTTTCGAAACGCTTTACCGCAGCTACTTTCCGAAGCTGGCGCGCTTCCTCGATCGCATGACGCGGCAGCCCCATCTGATCGAGGAAATCGTGAACGACACGATGCTGGTGGTGTGGCAAAAAGCGCATACCTTCGATGCAAGCTGCAAGCTGTCAACCTGGATCTTCGCCATCGGCTACCGCAAGGCATTGAAGGCGATCCGGCTGCGGGACGATCCGGTCGAGTGCGACTTCGAAACCTGTCCGGACGAGAGTGCGCACGAGCCGGAGAACGAAGTCCGCCGGCATGAGCTGCAGGCGCTGTGCAAGTGCGCGCTCGATTCGCTCACGCTTGAACAGCGCACGGTGGTGTGCCTGACCTACTTCCACGATCTCGGGTACGCCGAAATCGCCGACATCATGGACTGCCCTGTCAATACGGTCAAAACCCGCATGTTTCATGCGCGGCGCCGGCTGGTGACGCTGCTCGCCGACCGATTGGAGGAAATGAAGTGA
- a CDS encoding cytochrome C, whose translation MSWPELTPTGRQFKLNGYTLGDQLSLPFAGMLQLSRTSTLSVDPRDPDNFQKDRDITLQQASIFMAGKFAEHAGAFSQWSYDGIAHHSSIDNVDIRYANRMGENDRELIYGLTLHNNPMVQDVYNTGPAWGFPFASSPVAVTPNAATAIESLGQQVAGLGVYGLWRNTLYGELSAYRTADGAFSVLRAGTDTASDAALRGYNPYWRLALQHEWKDGMHSAMVGAYGLTVDRYPDNTMQSGPVDRFADTGIDAQYQYLTDRHRVSLQLNYIRERQHWDGTPQSNPADTLHTFRAKATYYYQKKYGITLGYFSTAGDSDEILYNTGNPVTGSARGSPDTSGFVWELNYLPRRNIRFTLQYTAYNKFNGARTNYDGFGRNARDNNTLFLLAWLMF comes from the coding sequence GTGAGCTGGCCGGAACTGACGCCGACCGGCAGGCAGTTCAAGCTGAATGGCTATACCCTGGGCGACCAGCTGAGCCTGCCGTTTGCCGGCATGCTGCAGCTGTCGCGCACGTCGACGCTCAGCGTCGATCCGAGAGACCCCGATAATTTTCAGAAGGACAGGGATATCACGTTGCAGCAGGCAAGCATTTTCATGGCGGGAAAATTTGCCGAGCATGCGGGCGCATTCTCGCAATGGTCCTACGATGGCATCGCACACCACAGCAGTATCGACAATGTCGATATCCGCTATGCCAATCGCATGGGAGAAAACGATAGAGAATTAATCTATGGCCTTACGCTGCACAACAATCCCATGGTGCAGGATGTCTACAACACGGGGCCGGCCTGGGGCTTTCCATTTGCTTCTTCTCCGGTGGCGGTTACGCCGAACGCGGCCACCGCCATCGAGAGCCTGGGACAGCAGGTGGCGGGGCTGGGTGTTTACGGGCTGTGGCGCAACACGCTGTACGGCGAGCTGAGCGCCTATCGCACGGCCGACGGCGCATTTTCCGTGCTGCGCGCAGGCACCGATACGGCAAGCGATGCCGCCCTCAGGGGATATAACCCGTACTGGCGTCTGGCGCTGCAGCACGAGTGGAAGGATGGCATGCATTCCGCCATGGTCGGCGCCTACGGATTGACGGTCGATCGCTATCCCGACAATACGATGCAGAGCGGACCCGTCGACCGCTTCGCGGATACCGGCATCGATGCGCAATACCAGTACCTCACCGACCGGCACCGCGTTTCGCTGCAGCTCAACTATATCCGCGAGAGGCAGCACTGGGATGGCACGCCGCAGAGCAATCCGGCCGATACCCTGCATACCTTCCGCGCCAAGGCGACGTATTACTACCAAAAGAAATACGGCATCACCCTCGGCTACTTTTCAACGGCCGGCGACTCGGACGAAATTCTTTACAACACCGGCAATCCGGTCACGGGCAGCGCCAGAGGCAGCCCGGATACATCGGGCTTCGTCTGGGAGCTGAACTACCTGCCCCGGCGGAATATCCGGTTCACCCTGCAATACACCGCCTACAACAAGTTCAACGGCGCCCGCACGAATTACGATGGGTTCGGCCGCAATGCCAGGGACAACAACACCTTGTTCCTGCTGGCGTGGCTCATGTTCTGA
- a CDS encoding high-potential iron-sulfur protein, whose amino-acid sequence MDKLQKERRRMLARGMIMLAGIPVLTLSHAALAGKASKSDFHYQDLPNEGKRCMDCAEFLPAQAANSAGACRIVDGVISPNGWCMAFTKK is encoded by the coding sequence ATGGATAAGCTGCAGAAAGAACGCCGCCGGATGCTGGCGCGCGGCATGATCATGCTGGCGGGTATTCCAGTGCTGACGTTGAGCCATGCCGCACTTGCCGGCAAGGCGTCCAAGTCCGATTTTCATTATCAGGATCTTCCGAACGAAGGCAAGAGATGCATGGATTGTGCGGAATTCCTGCCTGCACAAGCGGCAAATTCCGCTGGTGCGTGCCGCATCGTCGACGGCGTAATCAGCCCGAATGGCTGGTGCATGGCGTTCACGAAAAAATGA
- a CDS encoding TIGR03118 family protein: MDTRCHHHAVRYLCALGMLACIMAPSAQANGNQGASAQVTGNFYQQHNLVSDGSNPADNTDPNLINSWGIAFNPFGPVWVADNGTGVSTLYDGNGKPQPLVVQIPGPANASGPGTPTGIVFNGSTGFVVSQGGASGASKFIFATEDGVIAAWAPNVDATHAIRMIDNSVATAAVYKGLALSAGGSGSLLYAADFHNNRIDVFDGSFKPVTLPAGAFSDPNLPAGFAPFGLQAIGGDIYVSYAKQDAAKHDDVAGVGLGFIDVYDPNGTLLRRVVSQGALNSPWGMTLAPAGFGQFSGRLLVGNFGDGLIHAYDAATGEFAGTLKDAGKRPIQIDGLWGLAFGNGFANQPVNTLFFAAGPGDEKQGLYGRIEVAPDAGQDSEP; this comes from the coding sequence ATGGATACTCGTTGTCATCACCATGCTGTCCGCTACCTGTGCGCACTGGGCATGCTGGCTTGCATCATGGCGCCATCGGCGCAGGCCAATGGCAACCAGGGCGCCAGCGCTCAGGTAACCGGCAATTTTTATCAACAGCACAATCTGGTTTCCGACGGGTCCAATCCTGCGGATAACACGGATCCCAATCTGATCAACAGCTGGGGCATTGCCTTCAACCCGTTCGGACCGGTCTGGGTGGCCGATAACGGCACCGGCGTCAGCACGCTATACGACGGCAATGGCAAGCCGCAGCCGCTCGTGGTCCAGATCCCGGGGCCGGCCAATGCCAGCGGGCCGGGCACGCCGACCGGCATCGTGTTCAATGGCTCGACCGGCTTCGTGGTGTCGCAAGGCGGAGCATCGGGAGCAAGCAAGTTCATCTTCGCCACGGAAGATGGCGTCATCGCCGCCTGGGCGCCCAACGTCGATGCCACGCATGCGATTCGGATGATCGACAATTCGGTGGCTACCGCCGCCGTCTACAAGGGACTTGCGCTGAGCGCCGGCGGCAGCGGCAGCCTGCTGTACGCGGCCGACTTCCACAACAACCGGATCGATGTCTTCGACGGCAGCTTCAAGCCGGTGACGCTGCCGGCTGGGGCATTTTCCGACCCCAACCTGCCGGCCGGCTTTGCGCCGTTCGGGCTCCAGGCCATTGGCGGCGATATCTATGTCTCCTATGCCAAGCAGGACGCGGCAAAGCATGACGATGTGGCCGGCGTGGGCCTGGGCTTCATCGATGTGTACGATCCCAATGGCACGCTGCTGCGGCGCGTGGTATCGCAGGGCGCGCTCAATTCGCCATGGGGCATGACGCTGGCCCCGGCGGGCTTCGGCCAGTTCAGCGGCCGCCTGTTGGTCGGCAATTTCGGCGATGGCCTGATTCACGCCTATGACGCCGCCACCGGCGAGTTCGCAGGCACGCTGAAGGATGCCGGGAAACGGCCGATCCAGATCGATGGCCTGTGGGGACTGGCATTCGGCAATGGCTTTGCCAATCAGCCCGTCAATACGCTGTTTTTCGCCGCCGGGCCCGGCGATGAAAAGCAGGGGCTGTATGGCCGCATCGAGGTGGCGCCGGATGCCGGGCAGGACAGCGAACCGTGA
- a CDS encoding MFS transporter, translating into MSSTSMHGGALPAQLRSASGDADKADHSHIAPGEIAVGVVIGRASEYFDFFVYAIASVLVFPSVFFPFEQRLEGTLYAFTIFSFAFIARPFGTVAFMAIQRRFSRELKLMLALLLLGASTAGIAFLPTYAHLGTASIVLLAILRIGQGIALGGSWDGLPSLLALSAPKRRRGWYAMLGQLGAPVGFIVAAGLFWFLLSALSGADFLEWGWRYPFYVAFAINVVALFARLRLVSTDEYARLLDERELEPTNAAEMVRSQGRNVLIGALAALASYALFHLVTVFPLSWITLYSSRSISDFLVIQMIGAALAAAGVIASGLIADRFGRRTTLGTLAALIALFSGVVPMLMDGGDLGQTVFILVGFSLLGLSYGQASGAVTANFLRKYRYTGAALTSDLAWLVGAGFAPLVALGLSAHFGLAYVGLYLLSGAVGSLAALSLNRALEIRD; encoded by the coding sequence ATGTCCAGTACCAGCATGCATGGCGGGGCTCTTCCCGCCCAGTTACGTTCGGCCTCCGGCGATGCGGACAAAGCCGATCATTCGCACATTGCGCCGGGCGAAATCGCCGTCGGCGTGGTCATCGGCCGTGCCTCCGAATATTTCGATTTCTTTGTCTACGCCATCGCCTCGGTGCTGGTGTTCCCTTCCGTGTTCTTTCCATTCGAGCAGCGACTGGAAGGAACACTCTATGCGTTCACGATCTTTTCTTTTGCATTTATTGCAAGACCGTTCGGCACCGTCGCCTTCATGGCGATCCAGCGCCGCTTCAGCCGCGAACTGAAACTGATGCTCGCGCTCCTGCTGCTGGGCGCATCCACCGCCGGCATCGCCTTCTTGCCGACCTATGCGCACCTGGGAACGGCATCGATCGTGCTGCTGGCGATCCTGCGCATCGGCCAGGGCATCGCGCTGGGTGGCTCATGGGACGGCCTACCCTCGCTGCTGGCGCTGAGCGCGCCGAAGCGCCGCCGCGGCTGGTACGCGATGCTGGGGCAACTGGGCGCGCCGGTCGGCTTCATCGTCGCGGCCGGGCTGTTCTGGTTCCTGCTGTCGGCGCTGTCCGGCGCGGACTTCCTAGAATGGGGCTGGCGCTATCCATTCTATGTCGCGTTCGCCATCAACGTCGTCGCGCTGTTTGCGCGCCTGCGCCTGGTATCGACCGACGAATACGCGCGTCTGCTCGACGAGCGCGAACTGGAACCGACCAACGCCGCTGAAATGGTCCGCTCGCAGGGCCGCAACGTGCTGATCGGCGCGCTCGCGGCGCTGGCCAGCTATGCGCTGTTCCACCTCGTGACAGTGTTCCCGCTATCGTGGATCACCCTGTACTCGTCGCGCTCGATCAGCGACTTCCTGGTGATCCAGATGATCGGTGCGGCGCTGGCGGCGGCCGGCGTGATCGCCTCCGGCCTGATCGCCGACCGCTTCGGCCGCCGCACCACGCTGGGCACCCTTGCCGCACTGATCGCGCTGTTCAGCGGCGTGGTGCCGATGCTCATGGACGGCGGCGACCTCGGCCAGACCGTTTTCATCCTGGTCGGCTTTAGCCTGCTCGGCCTGTCGTACGGCCAGGCTTCCGGCGCAGTGACCGCCAACTTCCTGCGCAAATACCGCTACACCGGCGCGGCCCTGACCTCCGACCTGGCCTGGCTGGTCGGCGCCGGTTTCGCGCCGCTGGTCGCGCTCGGCCTGTCGGCCCATTTCGGCCTGGCCTATGTCGGCCTGTACCTGCTGTCGGGGGCCGTCGGTTCGCTGGCCGCATTGAGCCTGAATCGCGCACTGGAGATCCGCGATTAA
- the cyoA gene encoding ubiquinol oxidase subunit II — protein sequence MHLINARRLLGLSPMVLLAGCDTVVMNPSGDIAAQQANLVLVSTLLMLLIIVPVIALIVLFAWRYRKNNTAAKYDPEWDHSTKLELVIWGAPLLIIIALGLLTWISTHLLDPYRPLQRIDANRPIPADTKPLEVQVVALDWKWLFIYPEQGIATVNELATPVDVPVRFKITASNVMNSFYIPALAGQIYAMPGMDTTLNAVINKPGEYEGFSANYSGAGFSHMRFKYYGMSAADFEGWVQKTKAAGGELKRADYLVLEKPSEREPVRRYGKVEADLYHAIVNRCVAPGATCTDQMMAADSKRVKAAIARKDEMCEIAQSGAESSAASNTFAPISKIHKE from the coding sequence ATGCATCTGATAAACGCCCGTCGTCTGTTAGGCCTCTCGCCCATGGTGTTGTTGGCTGGCTGCGATACCGTCGTGATGAATCCATCCGGCGACATCGCTGCCCAGCAGGCCAATCTGGTCCTTGTGTCCACGCTGCTGATGTTGCTGATCATCGTGCCGGTGATCGCATTGATCGTGCTTTTCGCCTGGCGCTATCGAAAAAATAACACGGCGGCAAAATACGATCCCGAATGGGATCACTCCACCAAGCTGGAACTGGTCATCTGGGGCGCGCCGCTCCTGATCATCATCGCCCTGGGCTTGCTGACCTGGATCAGCACCCACCTGCTGGATCCGTACCGCCCGCTGCAACGCATCGACGCCAATCGCCCGATTCCCGCCGATACCAAGCCGCTGGAGGTGCAGGTGGTCGCGCTCGACTGGAAATGGCTTTTCATCTATCCGGAGCAGGGCATCGCGACGGTCAACGAACTGGCCACGCCGGTCGATGTGCCGGTGCGCTTCAAGATCACCGCGTCGAACGTGATGAACTCGTTCTACATCCCCGCGCTGGCCGGCCAGATCTACGCGATGCCGGGCATGGACACGACCCTGAACGCCGTGATCAACAAGCCGGGCGAGTACGAAGGCTTTTCGGCCAACTACAGCGGCGCAGGGTTTTCCCACATGCGCTTCAAGTACTACGGCATGAGTGCCGCCGACTTCGAGGGCTGGGTGCAGAAGACCAAGGCTGCCGGCGGCGAACTCAAGCGCGCCGACTACCTGGTGCTGGAAAAGCCCAGCGAGCGCGAACCGGTGCGCCGCTATGGCAAGGTCGAGGCCGACCTGTACCACGCGATCGTCAACCGCTGCGTCGCGCCCGGTGCGACCTGCACGGACCAGATGATGGCCGCCGACAGCAAGCGCGTCAAAGCCGCCATCGCGCGTAAGGATGAAATGTGCGAAATCGCACAGAGCGGCGCCGAATCGTCCGCCGCTTCCAATACCTTCGCCCCGATTTCCAAAATCCATAAAGAGTAA
- the cyoB gene encoding cytochrome o ubiquinol oxidase subunit I: MQDHIDLTKLIFGRLSWDAIPYHEPILIGTFLMVAVGGLAVFGALTYFRLWGTLWRDWITSIDHKKIGIMYMILGLVMLLRGFADALMMRAQQAVAFGDTAGFLPPHHYDQIFTAHGVIMIFFVAMPFVTGLMNYVVPLQIGARDVAFPFLNNFSFWMTTSGAVLVMASLFVGEFARTGWLAYPPLSGILYSPDVGVDYYIWALQIAGVGTLLSGVNLIATIVKMRAPGMSLMKMPVFTWTALCTNVLIVVTFPVLTAVLAMLSVDRMFGLNFFTNDLGGNSMLYVNLIWIWGHPEVYILVLPVFGIFSEVVPTFTGKRLFGYTSMVYATAVITILSYLVWLHHFFTMGSGASVNSFFGITTMIISIPTGAKIFNWLFTMYRGRIRFELPMMWTIAFMITFVIGGMTGVLLAVPPADFVLHNSLFLIAHFHNVIIGGVVFGIFAAINYWFPKAFGYKLDVFWGKCSFWFWVVGFYLAFMPLYVLGLMGVTRRMSHFDDPSLQIWFQIAALGAVLIALGIGSMLVQFYVSFKRRDELRDVTGDPWNGRTLEWSTSSPPPDYNFAFTPRVFEKDAWTDMKKHGYARPLQGFVPIHMPKNTAAGFVIAALSTVMGFALIWQMWLVAGLAFAATLTATIIHTFNYKRDYHIPADEVVRTENARTRMLESYV; encoded by the coding sequence ATGCAAGACCACATTGATCTGACGAAGCTCATCTTCGGCCGGCTGAGCTGGGATGCGATTCCATATCACGAACCGATCCTGATCGGCACCTTCCTCATGGTCGCCGTCGGCGGCCTGGCCGTCTTCGGCGCGCTGACGTATTTCCGCCTGTGGGGCACGCTGTGGCGCGACTGGATCACCAGCATCGACCACAAGAAGATCGGCATCATGTACATGATCCTGGGCCTGGTGATGCTGCTGCGCGGCTTTGCCGATGCGCTCATGATGCGCGCGCAGCAGGCGGTCGCCTTCGGCGACACGGCCGGCTTTTTGCCGCCGCATCACTACGACCAGATCTTCACCGCCCACGGCGTGATCATGATCTTCTTCGTCGCGATGCCGTTCGTGACCGGCCTGATGAACTACGTGGTGCCGCTGCAGATCGGCGCGCGCGACGTGGCCTTCCCGTTCCTGAACAACTTCAGCTTCTGGATGACCACGTCGGGCGCCGTGCTGGTGATGGCGTCGCTGTTCGTCGGCGAATTCGCGCGCACCGGCTGGCTCGCCTATCCGCCGCTGTCCGGCATCCTGTACAGCCCGGATGTCGGCGTCGATTACTACATCTGGGCCTTGCAGATCGCGGGCGTGGGCACCTTGCTGTCAGGTGTCAACCTGATCGCGACCATCGTCAAGATGCGCGCGCCCGGCATGAGCCTGATGAAGATGCCGGTATTCACCTGGACCGCGCTGTGCACCAACGTGCTGATCGTCGTCACCTTCCCGGTGCTGACCGCGGTGCTGGCGATGCTGTCGGTGGATCGCATGTTCGGCCTGAACTTCTTCACGAACGACCTGGGCGGCAACTCCATGCTGTACGTGAACCTGATCTGGATCTGGGGCCACCCGGAGGTCTACATCCTGGTGCTGCCGGTGTTCGGCATCTTCTCGGAAGTGGTTCCAACCTTCACCGGCAAGCGCCTGTTCGGCTACACCTCGATGGTGTATGCGACCGCGGTGATCACGATCCTGTCCTACCTCGTCTGGCTGCACCATTTCTTCACGATGGGCTCGGGCGCGAGCGTGAACTCGTTCTTCGGCATCACGACGATGATCATCTCGATCCCGACCGGCGCGAAGATCTTCAACTGGCTGTTTACCATGTACCGGGGCCGCATCCGCTTCGAGCTGCCGATGATGTGGACCATCGCCTTCATGATCACCTTCGTGATCGGTGGTATGACGGGCGTGCTGCTGGCGGTGCCGCCGGCAGACTTCGTGCTGCATAACAGCCTGTTTCTGATCGCGCACTTCCATAACGTGATCATCGGCGGTGTGGTGTTCGGCATCTTTGCCGCGATTAACTACTGGTTCCCGAAAGCCTTCGGCTACAAGCTCGACGTATTCTGGGGCAAGTGCTCGTTCTGGTTCTGGGTGGTCGGCTTCTACCTCGCCTTCATGCCGCTGTACGTGCTCGGCCTGATGGGCGTGACTCGCCGCATGAGCCATTTCGACGATCCGTCGCTGCAGATCTGGTTCCAGATCGCCGCACTGGGTGCCGTGCTGATCGCGCTCGGCATCGGTTCGATGCTGGTGCAGTTCTACGTCAGCTTCAAGCGCCGTGACGAATTGCGCGATGTCACGGGCGACCCATGGAACGGCCGCACGCTGGAATGGTCTACCTCTTCGCCGCCGCCGGACTACAACTTCGCGTTCACCCCGCGCGTCTTCGAGAAGGACGCCTGGACCGACATGAAGAAGCACGGCTATGCCCGTCCGCTGCAGGGCTTCGTCCCGATCCACATGCCGAAGAATACGGCAGCCGGATTCGTGATCGCAGCGCTCAGCACGGTGATGGGCTTCGCGCTGATCTGGCAGATGTGGCTGGTGGCTGGCCTTGCCTTCGCCGCAACGTTGACGGCAACCATCATCCACACCTTCAATTACAAACGCGACTACCACATCCCGGCGGACGAGGTCGTCCGTACCGAGAATGCTCGCACCCGCATGTTGGAAAGCTATGTCTGA
- the cyoC gene encoding cytochrome o ubiquinol oxidase subunit III: MSEITANSMGAVSADASSRFYVREHHPENGTLLGFWIYLMSDCLIFACLFAAYAVLGRSYAGGPTAAELFDLPLVATNTALLLLSSITYGFAMLESQRKRLGSALLWLGITGLFGLGFLGLELTEFAHLIHEGAGPQRSAFLTAFFCLVGTHGLHVSFGIVWLVTLMFQLNRHGLIPENRRRLMCLSMFWHFLDVIWIGVFTFVYLMGVLP, translated from the coding sequence ATGTCTGAGATCACTGCAAACTCCATGGGCGCCGTGAGCGCCGACGCGAGCTCGCGCTTTTACGTGCGCGAGCATCATCCGGAAAACGGCACCCTGCTCGGTTTCTGGATCTACCTGATGAGCGACTGCCTGATCTTTGCGTGTCTGTTCGCCGCCTATGCGGTGCTGGGGCGCAGCTACGCGGGCGGCCCGACCGCCGCCGAACTGTTCGACCTGCCGCTGGTGGCGACCAATACGGCCTTGCTGCTGCTGTCGTCGATCACCTACGGTTTCGCGATGCTCGAATCGCAGCGCAAGCGACTGGGCAGCGCGCTGCTGTGGCTGGGCATCACCGGCCTGTTCGGCCTCGGCTTCCTCGGCTTGGAACTAACTGAGTTCGCGCACCTGATCCATGAAGGCGCCGGCCCGCAGCGCAGCGCGTTCCTGACCGCGTTCTTCTGCCTGGTCGGCACGCACGGCCTGCACGTGAGCTTCGGCATCGTCTGGCTGGTGACATTGATGTTCCAGTTGAACCGTCACGGCCTCATTCCCGAAAACCGCCGCCGCCTGATGTGCCTGTCGATGTTCTGGCACTTCCTGGACGTGATCTGGATCGGCGTCTTCACCTTTGTCTACCTGATGGGAGTCCTGCCATGA
- the cyoD gene encoding cytochrome o ubiquinol oxidase subunit IV, producing MSEHHTHDHGHHDDHADHGSLKSYAIGFVLSVILTAIPFWLVMGKVIDKSSTTAMVILGFAAVQIVVHMIYFLHMNTKSEGGWNMLALIFTVVLVVIVLSGSIWVMYHLNHNMMPGMAPGTTHQMHDMP from the coding sequence ATGAGCGAACATCACACGCACGACCATGGTCATCATGATGACCACGCCGACCACGGCAGCCTGAAAAGTTATGCGATCGGCTTCGTGCTGTCGGTGATCCTGACGGCGATCCCGTTCTGGCTGGTGATGGGCAAGGTGATCGACAAGTCGAGCACCACCGCGATGGTCATCCTCGGCTTTGCCGCGGTGCAGATCGTGGTCCACATGATCTACTTCCTGCACATGAACACCAAGTCCGAAGGCGGCTGGAACATGCTGGCGCTGATCTTCACCGTGGTGCTGGTGGTGATCGTGCTGTCCGGCTCGATCTGGGTGATGTACCACCTGAACCACAACATGATGCCGGGCATGGCGCCCGGGACCACGCACCAAATGCACGACATGCCATGA